One window from the genome of Prochlorococcus marinus CUG1438 encodes:
- a CDS encoding DUF4332 domain-containing protein, whose translation MKKKSFLDFLPANYRHEKSFFIKNNLIDFERISNLSELDINEIQSKSPLCTLNNLKKIRAIAIFKKEIAISPPEAYLLLHCGIGSIKSLSISTPYELERKIGRLERSLKVKTETKITFALLKKWIERANQI comes from the coding sequence ATGAAAAAAAAAAGCTTTTTAGATTTTTTACCAGCTAACTATAGACATGAGAAATCTTTTTTTATTAAAAATAACCTAATTGACTTCGAGAGAATAAGTAATCTTTCGGAATTAGATATAAATGAGATTCAAAGTAAATCTCCGTTATGTACCTTAAATAATTTAAAAAAAATAAGAGCTATTGCCATTTTTAAAAAAGAAATAGCAATTTCCCCACCAGAAGCTTACTTACTTTTACATTGCGGTATTGGATCTATTAAATCATTATCAATATCTACACCTTACGAACTAGAACGCAAAATAGGAAGATTAGAAAGAAGTCTTAAAGTTAAAACTGAGACTAAAATAACCTTTGCCCTTTTAAAAAAATGGATTGAAAGAGCAAATCAAATCTAA
- a CDS encoding CocE/NonD family hydrolase has protein sequence MFNSRWFDKSLVLRDGVKLTSRIWLPNGDGPWPALLMRQPYGKEIASTITYSHPMWWASKGYMVIIQDVRGTGSSEGVFNGFTQEASDTSETHEWVRSLQECNGMLGLYGFSYQGFTQLTGVLNSNPPNCLSPAMTGLNIKNHWCSDGGAYWWHNNIAWGMQIAALKMKREKNLLAWEKIRLALEDKSYLREGINILKRYDPNNFVLEWLNNLNNEYSFEEFKPISSWIQKPMLIIGGLWDPHLKGALDLYKKSKEAGGSPEIIIGDASHLNWWEGSQESLLKFFDKHLKSDEKFNSKNSKGEKKIWNISLNDWEALDNKFYPEYIFGLKSDGTANVDVEDGSLTINSKGTGWFTIVNDPWRPTPSDGGHLGPNPGKFNRNIIDKRLDVGVFQTNYFEEDQFFRGVPTLEILVKSDQPNFDICLALSLVEEGDEKVNQFSTGFLRVKDSKVNEECIYRIEMQPTNICLIKGTKLRLSISGAAYPAIGVNPGFGVKNVGAPSANHRIITLSFNLNETFMKMTPFF, from the coding sequence ATGTTCAATTCAAGATGGTTTGACAAGTCTCTAGTTCTTAGAGATGGAGTCAAACTTACATCAAGGATTTGGTTGCCTAATGGAGATGGGCCATGGCCTGCATTATTAATGAGACAACCCTACGGTAAAGAAATAGCCTCAACGATTACCTATTCTCATCCAATGTGGTGGGCTTCAAAAGGGTATATGGTAATTATTCAAGATGTCAGAGGTACAGGATCTTCTGAAGGAGTTTTCAATGGGTTCACACAAGAAGCAAGTGACACTTCAGAAACACACGAATGGGTAAGATCTCTTCAAGAATGCAATGGAATGCTTGGTTTATATGGATTTTCATATCAAGGATTTACTCAACTAACCGGCGTATTAAATTCAAATCCTCCCAATTGTTTATCTCCAGCAATGACAGGGTTAAATATTAAAAATCATTGGTGCTCAGATGGTGGGGCATATTGGTGGCACAACAATATCGCATGGGGTATGCAAATTGCAGCACTAAAAATGAAAAGAGAAAAAAATTTACTCGCATGGGAAAAGATAAGATTAGCTTTAGAAGATAAAAGTTATCTAAGAGAAGGAATTAATATTTTAAAAAGATATGACCCTAATAATTTTGTTTTGGAATGGCTTAATAATTTAAATAATGAATACTCTTTTGAAGAATTCAAACCAATCTCATCGTGGATTCAAAAACCCATGTTAATTATTGGAGGGCTTTGGGATCCACATTTAAAAGGTGCATTAGATCTTTACAAAAAATCTAAAGAAGCTGGAGGCAGTCCAGAGATAATAATTGGGGATGCTAGCCACCTAAATTGGTGGGAAGGATCACAAGAATCTTTATTAAAATTTTTTGATAAACATTTAAAATCAGATGAAAAATTTAATTCTAAGAATTCAAAAGGCGAAAAAAAAATATGGAATATTTCATTAAATGATTGGGAAGCATTAGATAATAAATTTTATCCTGAATATATTTTTGGGCTAAAAAGCGATGGAACTGCAAATGTAGATGTTGAAGATGGAAGTCTTACCATAAATTCAAAAGGAACAGGTTGGTTTACGATAGTTAATGACCCATGGAGACCTACTCCGTCTGACGGTGGTCATTTAGGTCCAAATCCAGGAAAGTTTAATCGAAATATTATTGATAAGCGCTTGGATGTAGGTGTTTTTCAAACGAATTATTTTGAAGAAGATCAATTTTTTAGAGGAGTCCCCACATTAGAAATTCTTGTAAAAAGTGATCAGCCAAATTTTGATATCTGCCTTGCTTTATCTCTAGTTGAAGAAGGTGATGAAAAGGTAAATCAATTTTCAACTGGATTCTTAAGAGTTAAAGACTCTAAAGTTAATGAGGAATGCATTTATAGGATCGAGATGCAGCCAACAAATATTTGTTTAATTAAAGGTACCAAGCTTCGTTTATCTATATCTGGAGCAGCATATCCCGCTATTGGAGTTAACCCTGGATTTGGGGTGAAAAATGTTGGAGCGCCTTCAGCAAACCATAGAATTATTACTCTAAGTTTTAACCTGAATGAAACATTTATGAAAATGACCCCTTTTTTTTAA
- the glgB gene encoding 1,4-alpha-glucan branching protein GlgB, protein MIETIQADWIKSEAINLENCCNDNPLKILGPHFYEEQWVIRVWMPEADEVKINFKNNTYDAENINHKWLFEVILPENPYSNYEINVSRGGITHTQYDPWSYREEWMGEVDRHLFAEGNHHHIWKKMGAHLIEENNQKGVMFCIWAPNAKSISIIGDINSWDGRYHPMQKRLGGIWELFMPTMQEGDTYKYEIRTQQGHIYEKADPYGFLHEIRPQNGSIVSKLKNFNWSDSSWISNRDSSSQINKPISVYEMHLGSWLHESTDNKYLEDNGKPRDPVPAADLKPGTRLLTYPELTEKLIPYVKKRGFTHIELMPISEHPFDGSWGYQVTGWYAPTSRFGTPNEFREFVNKCHEEGIGVILDWVPGHFPKDKHGLAFFDGCHLYEHGDSRIGEHKEWGTLIFNYSRNEVRNFLVANLVYWFEEFHIDGIRVDAVASMLYRDYLRPDGEWIPNENGGNENTEAVKFLQQANHVLFQHFPGALSIAEESTTWPMVTKPTDMGGLGFNLKWNMGWMHDMLDYFEIDPWFRQFHQNSVTFSITYNYTENFMLALSHDEVVHGKSHLLHKMPGDDWKKYANTRALLTYMWTHPGKKTIFMGMEFGQRQEWNVWDDLQWELLEFEPHKGIRNLVDDLNVLYKNEAALWKNDFDPYGFQWIDCNDKSNSVISFMRRENYTNEWLVVVANFTPNTHGSYKVGVPVEGFYKEIFNSDSSRYGGSNKGNMGGKETINYNIHDYQNALELALPPLSVSIFKHQSKK, encoded by the coding sequence ATGATCGAGACAATTCAAGCAGACTGGATTAAATCAGAAGCTATCAACCTAGAAAATTGTTGCAATGATAATCCATTAAAAATATTAGGTCCTCATTTTTATGAAGAGCAATGGGTAATAAGGGTATGGATGCCTGAGGCCGACGAAGTAAAAATTAATTTTAAAAATAATACCTACGATGCTGAAAACATAAACCATAAATGGCTTTTTGAGGTAATCCTGCCCGAGAATCCATATTCTAATTATGAAATAAATGTTTCACGAGGAGGGATCACACATACACAATATGACCCATGGTCATATAGAGAAGAATGGATGGGGGAAGTTGATAGGCATCTTTTTGCAGAAGGTAACCATCATCATATTTGGAAAAAAATGGGAGCACATCTCATTGAAGAAAATAATCAAAAAGGTGTCATGTTTTGCATTTGGGCTCCCAATGCAAAATCAATATCGATAATTGGAGATATAAATTCTTGGGATGGAAGATATCATCCAATGCAAAAAAGATTAGGGGGGATTTGGGAACTGTTCATGCCAACCATGCAAGAAGGGGATACATATAAATATGAAATAAGAACGCAACAAGGACATATTTATGAGAAAGCTGATCCATATGGTTTTCTTCATGAAATCAGGCCTCAAAATGGTTCAATAGTTTCAAAGTTAAAAAACTTCAATTGGAGTGATAGTTCTTGGATTTCAAATAGAGATTCTTCTAGTCAAATTAACAAGCCAATTTCTGTCTATGAAATGCATTTAGGAAGTTGGCTCCATGAATCAACAGATAATAAATATCTTGAAGACAATGGCAAACCAAGAGACCCAGTACCTGCAGCCGATTTAAAACCTGGAACAAGATTATTAACTTATCCAGAATTAACCGAAAAGCTAATCCCTTACGTAAAAAAGAGAGGATTCACTCATATCGAACTAATGCCAATATCTGAACATCCTTTCGATGGTTCATGGGGATACCAGGTTACTGGCTGGTATGCACCAACAAGTAGATTTGGCACCCCAAATGAATTTAGAGAGTTTGTCAATAAATGTCATGAAGAGGGCATAGGCGTAATTCTTGATTGGGTACCTGGTCATTTCCCAAAAGATAAGCATGGTTTAGCATTTTTTGATGGTTGTCATCTTTATGAGCATGGAGATTCACGCATAGGGGAACACAAAGAATGGGGGACCCTAATATTTAATTACAGCAGAAATGAGGTAAGAAATTTCTTAGTAGCCAACCTCGTTTATTGGTTTGAAGAGTTTCATATTGATGGCATAAGAGTAGATGCCGTAGCTTCAATGCTTTACAGAGATTATCTGCGACCAGATGGCGAATGGATACCAAATGAAAATGGGGGCAATGAAAATACAGAAGCCGTTAAATTTCTTCAACAGGCTAATCATGTACTCTTTCAACATTTCCCAGGTGCACTTTCTATCGCTGAAGAATCAACAACCTGGCCAATGGTAACCAAACCAACTGACATGGGAGGGTTAGGGTTTAATTTAAAATGGAATATGGGATGGATGCACGATATGCTCGATTATTTTGAGATAGATCCTTGGTTTAGGCAATTCCATCAAAATAGTGTAACTTTCTCAATAACATATAACTACACAGAGAACTTTATGCTTGCTCTTAGTCATGATGAGGTTGTCCATGGGAAAAGTCATCTTTTGCATAAAATGCCGGGCGATGACTGGAAGAAATATGCAAACACTAGAGCTTTACTAACTTATATGTGGACACACCCTGGTAAAAAAACGATATTTATGGGAATGGAATTTGGACAAAGGCAAGAATGGAATGTTTGGGATGATCTGCAATGGGAGTTACTAGAATTTGAGCCTCATAAAGGTATCAGAAACTTGGTTGATGACCTAAACGTACTTTATAAAAATGAAGCCGCGTTATGGAAAAATGACTTTGATCCTTATGGATTCCAATGGATTGATTGTAATGATAAATCTAATTCGGTTATAAGTTTTATGAGGAGAGAAAACTACACCAATGAGTGGCTTGTCGTTGTTGCTAACTTTACACCTAATACTCATGGGTCATACAAAGTAGGGGTTCCGGTGGAAGGTTTCTATAAAGAAATATTTAATTCGGATAGCTCTAGATACGGAGGCAGTAACAAAGGAAATATGGGGGGTAAAGAAACCATAAATTACAATATTCATGATTATCAAAATGCTCTAGAACTTGCTTTACCCCCATTAAGCGTGAGTATCTTCAAACATCAATCAAAAAAATAA